TCTCCCGGCCGGAGGTGCCCCGGAGATTGAGCTGGCCATCAGGCTCGATGAGTACGCCAAGCAGGTCGGTGGCAAGGAAGCCCTCGCAATAGAGGCCTTTGGAGAGGCCCTGAAGGTTATCCCGAGGACTCTCGCTGAGAACGCCGGCCTCGACCCGATAGACACTATGGTGAGGGTTATCAGCGAGCACAAGAACAGGGGCATCGCGATAGGCGTTGACGTCTTTGACGGTGAACCAGCGGACATGCTTGAGAAGGGCGTTATAGCCCCGGTCAGGGTCACGAAGCAGGCCATCAAGAGCGCCAGCGAGGCCGCGATAATGATACTCCGCATAGACGACGTCATAGCTGCAAAGCCCAGCAAGCCCGAGAAGGGCGAAGGCGGAATGCCCGGCGGTATGGGCGGAATGGGCGGCATGGACATGGGCATGTGATGCCCGCCTTCTCTTCTTCTTACCCCTCCACCAAAAGTTTTTATTTCCCGTTCGTTATGTTAATCCGGGGGTGAGAGAGTGGGACTGATGCTATGGCTCAGAACGGGCCTTCTAATGGGAATACTCACAGGCCTGCTCATGGGGATAGGCTACCTCTTCGGCGGGCCGAGGATAGCGTTCTTCATGTTCCTCTTTGCAATGTTCTTCAACTTCATCACCTACTGGTACAGCGACAAGATAGTGCTGAGCTGGTACAACGCGAGGGTCGTTGATGAGTACGAGGCACCTGAGCTCTACGCCATAGTCAGGAAGCTCGCGGAGAGGGCCGGCCTTCCGACGCCGAGGGTTGCCATAATCCCGACGGACACTCCAAACGCCTTCGCAACGGGGAGAAACCCGAAGCACGCGGTCGTTGCAGTCACCCAGGGCCTCCTCAGAATACTCAACAGGGACGAGCTTGAAGGAGTTATCGGCCACGAGCTGACCCACATAAAGAACAGGGACATACTGATAAGCACCGTAGCGGCGGCAATGGCTGGAGCGATAATACAGCTCGCCTACTGGGCGAGATGGATAGCCATATTCGGAGGCTTCAGCAGGGACAGGGATGAGGGCGGGGAGGTCATAGCGGCGATACTCGTGGCGATTTTAGCTCCAATAGCGGCGATGCTTATCCAAGCGGCGATAAGCCGTTCGAGGGAGTTCCTGGCTGACGAAGGGGGAGCGAGGATAAGCGGGAAACCGCACGCCCTTGCCAGCGCGCTGATGAAGATAGAGGAGGCCGTTCGCTACAGGCCGATGAGGAGCGGCAACCCTGCAACTGCCCACATGTTCATAGTCAATCCTTTCAGGGGCATGAGCATAGCGAACCTCTTTTCAACCCACCCGCCGACCGAGGCAAGGATAGAGCGTCTTAGGAAAATAGCGGAGGAGATGGGGATTTACTTCTGATCCTTTTTCCTGTTAAAACCAGAGAAGGAACGGGGAATGGACTTCCGTTGAAAGGCTCACCACCATCGAGAGCATTGACGTGGTTGAAAATAGTTTGCACCACCACTGCAAACTTCTTTTTAAATATCTTTGCAGTGCGAGTGCAAAATCTTTATAAATGCGTTTGCACTAAAACTGCACATGCTTGAGCTGCAAAACCCTTGGTGGTTCGGCGAGCCCGACAGGGACTGGGAGCTCTTTGAAAAACTCACCTACAGGCTCAGGCCGAAATGGCTTGATGAGCTCTCGCTGAAACCTTTTTCGCTCAACTTCGTAGTCGGCCCGAGAAGGGTTGGAAAAACCCTCGGGATAAAGCTTCTCATCGGGGAGCTCCTCAAAAAAGCCAGCACTCCTTATTCCATCTTTTACTTCAGCTGTGACGTCCTTGAGGACCACAGAGAGCTTTTGGAAGTTCTGAACGACTATCTAAGGCTGAAGAAAAGAAAAGGCGTTAAGACGGCATTCATATTCCTCGACGAGGTCAGTCTCGTGGAAGACTGGTGGCGCGCCCTTAAGTTCCTCATAGACAGAGGTGAGCTGAGAAACGACGTCGTTACAGTAACGGGCTCGATTTCCCTGACTTTGGGCCGGCACTTTGAGACGTTTGGCGGTAGAAGGGGGAATGGAGAGACGATTGAAGTTATGCCCCTGAGTTTCCGCGACTACTACAGCCTTTTTTACGACGAGTTCTTCCCCTCGAAGGGAGCAGAAGTCTTCGAGAACTACCTTAAAACCGGAGGATACCTCGCCTATCTGAACGGCAACTTAAAGGTCGAGGAGTTGGTGGGCTTCCTTAAGGCGGACTTGAAGGCCCTAGACCGCTCAACCGACCTTGCGAGAGACGTTATGGGAGCAATACTAGATAAGGCCCCTTCGCCCACTTCATTCAACGCGATAGCGAAGGCCGTT
This DNA window, taken from Thermococcus sp., encodes the following:
- a CDS encoding zinc metalloprotease HtpX produces the protein MGLMLWLRTGLLMGILTGLLMGIGYLFGGPRIAFFMFLFAMFFNFITYWYSDKIVLSWYNARVVDEYEAPELYAIVRKLAERAGLPTPRVAIIPTDTPNAFATGRNPKHAVVAVTQGLLRILNRDELEGVIGHELTHIKNRDILISTVAAAMAGAIIQLAYWARWIAIFGGFSRDRDEGGEVIAAILVAILAPIAAMLIQAAISRSREFLADEGGARISGKPHALASALMKIEEAVRYRPMRSGNPATAHMFIVNPFRGMSIANLFSTHPPTEARIERLRKIAEEMGIYF
- a CDS encoding ATP-binding protein — its product is MLELQNPWWFGEPDRDWELFEKLTYRLRPKWLDELSLKPFSLNFVVGPRRVGKTLGIKLLIGELLKKASTPYSIFYFSCDVLEDHRELLEVLNDYLRLKKRKGVKTAFIFLDEVSLVEDWWRALKFLIDRGELRNDVVTVTGSISLTLGRHFETFGGRRGNGETIEVMPLSFRDYYSLFYDEFFPSKGAEVFENYLKTGGYLAYLNGNLKVEELVGFLKADLKALDRSTDLARDVMGAILDKAPSPTSFNAIAKAVGVSPHTARDYVELFEAFHVLLQVLYLGGDGRVYPRKERKLILRDPLIVRAMELWTRRKTDRAVLYEWLVQEHLYRKFGEVFYYRNSYEVDAIAGNLRVEVKSGKKRGRYPRGVRVLSGHEVPEFLYGIT
- the thsB gene encoding thermosome subunit beta; this encodes EQEEKMLREMVDKIREVGANVVFVQKGIDDLAQHYLAKYGIMAVRRVKKSDMEKLAKATGAKIVTNVKDLTPEDLGYAELVEQRKVAGENMIFVEGCKNPKAVTILIRGGTEHVVDEVERALEDAVKVVKDVMEDGKILPAGGAPEIELAIRLDEYAKQVGGKEALAIEAFGEALKVIPRTLAENAGLDPIDTMVRVISEHKNRGIAIGVDVFDGEPADMLEKGVIAPVRVTKQAIKSASEAAIMILRIDDVIAAKPSKPEKGEGGMPGGMGGMGGMDMGM